Within Mycobacterium botniense, the genomic segment ACGGTCGCGTCGGCCAGCGAGGTGTTGGGCCGGGCCGCGTTGGCGACGTCGGTGATCGTGTGGGCGAGCGCCATCGCGTCACGGGTGTAGGGGTCGTAGGAGGATTCGATCGCGAAACGAGCGGTTTTGCCGTCTTCTGATAGGAATTGGCTTGCGACGTCGCTGAATTGGCGGTTCTCGAAGACGTTGTCCGGCAGGTAGAACCCGGTTGAGGAGTCTGATCCGGTACTGGCACGGGCCGCATTGTGCAGCTGGGCGGCAATCTGGCTCATCCCGGCCAGCAGCTGAATATTGCTGTCAGCCAACGCGTGGACTCCGCTGGCCAGTGCTTGTGCTCCAGCGGCGAGTTGGCTGACACCGTTTTGCAGCCGGTGCATGCTGTCGGCCACATCGGTCGGGCCGCCGATAGCTCCGAAGGCCGCATCAAGCGCGCCGACGGCGTTCTGCACCCCGGCCACCGTGGCCCCGACAGTGGCGTTCTGGCTGAATTGATCGGAAAGACAAGCGATTTCGTCGAAAAAGCCGGTATCGCGCAAGGCGACGAGGGCCTGGATGTGGTCGCGGATCTGTGCGCAGTGCGGCGTGGTCGCACACCATGGTGTGCTGTCAAGGGTTTTCGCCAGGGGGTCGATGGCGCCGATCGCCGTTTTGGCCTGCTCAGCCAGCGGGCGCAGTCCGGGACCCGACTGAAGCGCTTGGTCGATGGCGGGCGCCGCGGCGCCGAGTTGGCCCAGCAGCGGCCGGAAACGCTGCGCCTGTGCTCCGGCGTGCTGCATGTGGGTCAGCGTGTCGGCCAGCGGCGTGAGCACAGCGTGCAGCGTCGTGTCGAGCCGGGCCAGCCCGCTGGCGAGCTGGTCGGCGCCGCTGGTCAAGGTGGCCAGGTCACCGCGGTGCGCTTGGCCGTCGGCGACCGCGTCGGCGATCTTGTCGCCGATTCGGCGGTTCTGCCAGGACAGTTGAGCCTGTTCGAGGCGGGTACCGCCGGGGCGGGTCACACCCGATACTTTGGTGACCCCGGGTATCTGCGCGACCCGCGAGGCCATCTCGTCGAGGTCGGCCAGCCCCTTGCCGCTGCGCAGATCGGTCGGCGAGGTGACGACCAGAAATTCCGTGATGGTGGCGTCTTTGCGAAAGTGCCTGTCCAGCAGTCGATAGCCCTCATTGCTGGCGGTGGAAGCCGGTTGGCCTTTGCGATCGTCGTAGCTGATGCGCATCGTCACAGCCACCGAGCCCAACGCCGACAGCACGGCCAGGCTGGCGGCCAGCAGGCATACCGGCCGACGGACCACCGCCACAGCGATGCGGTTCCAGTAGTGGCGGGTCCGGTCGGGTTTGGGCTCACCAATGCCGCGGCAGGCGGCCAGTGCCAGTACCGGGGGAAGCAGCGTCACGGTGGCCATGAATCCGGCGAAAACCGCCACTGCGCACGCCGGCCCCAGCGCGGCGAATACCGGCAGACGTGCGAAAACCATTGCCAGGAGCGCGAATGCAACGGTAGCGGCCGATGCCAGGATCACCCGCCCGATAGTCGCGGTCGCGTTGACGACGGCGGTCTCCGCGGCGACACCCCGCCGCCGCTGCTCGTGGTATCGGCTGATCAAGAACACGGTGTAGTCGGTGCCGGCGCCCAGCAGGATCACGGTCATGAAGGCGATGGTGAACTGCGACACCGGCATGCCCAGCTCGCCCAGTGCGGACAGCGCGCCGCGGCCGACGGCCAGGCTCAACCCGATGACCAGCAGCGGCAGCAAGGCGGTGAACACTGACCGGTACACCACCAACAAGACCGCGGCGATCAACACCGCTGTGGCGACCGAGATGACGGCGAGATCCTTTTCAACGAAATCGATTTGGTCGTTGAAAGTGGCTGGTGGACCGGTGACGCGCACCCGTGTCGGCGTGCCGTCGAAGGTCCGGGCAGCGTGGTGGCGGACCGCCTGGACCGACGCGGCTGCGGTCGGATCCCCCAGTGTCCCAGCGATACCCACGGGCAGATACCAGGCTTTGCCGTCGTGGCTGACCGCTTGCGCGGCGGTCGCCGGATCAGCCAGCAGATCATGCACGGTCAGCACGTGTTTGGTGTCGGCGCGCAACCGCGACACCAGTGTGTTGTACCGGGCGCGCGCCACCGCCGTCAGCCCGGCGGGGTCTTCCAACGCGACGATGACCGTCGTTTTCGACCCTTGCTCGCCGAATGCCGTGCTCATCCGATCCAGCGCCTGAAACGAGGGAATATCGCGCGGGATCAAATCCACCGATTGCCGTTTGACGACGGTTTCCAGCTGCGGAAAGACCATTGCCAAGACGGCCGCCAACGTGATCCATCCGCCGATCACCAGTGCTTTGTGGGCAACGGTGAAGCGCGCCAGCGCGGCCAGCCCGGCGCTGTACTCACCGCTGCGCTCGGCTCGCGTCGTGAGCTTGTCCCGCAACCGCGGCACCATTGCCGCACCGGCGGCACGGAAGCGCTGCTCTGCCATGACACCTCCACCCCGACCAAGCGATACTAGCGATATCGCAACGATACTGGTAGTACTACTTGGCTGCCGGGTGTCCGGCGCGGGGCCGCCGACCCGGCTCCGGCCGCGGCCGGTGCGCCCGCAAAAAACCGTCGACGATGTGGACGCGGTCGCGGGAGGTCAGCGCTCTCATGCCGGTGAGTTTGGCGAAAACGATGGGGCCGACCAGCTGGATGATGGCCAGGGTGATGTCGATGTCGCCGAGTTCGGCACGGGCCTTCGGACTAGTCAGCAGCGTGTCGAACGGTTGCCGGTACTGGTCGATGACACGTTTACTGAGGCCCGCCAGTGGTTTGCGCCGGTCGCTGTCCGGACCGCCGGGCCCCAACGCGAGCCAGGCCAGCGCGGTCAGGTGCAGCGGCGCCTCGTCGATCAGCGCGGCCTGGCGGTGCACCAGGTCAATCAACTGTTGACGCAGGTCGCCGGTGGCAGGCGGCGGCGTGACCTGGGGCAGCAGCCGCTCGAAGGCGGCGGCCAGCAGGTGGGTGGTGCTGGTGAAGTGCCGATATAGCGTGGTGCGCGCCACCCTGGACAAGCGCGTGACCGCATCGACGGTGACCGCTTCGACCCCGCCGCTCACCAGTAACGACGTGGCCGCGTCCAATAACCTCGCGCGAGACCGGAGTTTCCGCGGGTCGACGTCGTCATCGGCGATGTCGTCAAACCCGGGTGCCGGCTCTCCGCCCGGATTGGCTGCGGCCATCGGCAGGTGCACTCCTGGCTAATGATTTGCCGTCATGAAACCGTCGGTCCTGCACGTAGCGTAGTGCTACCGGCACTGTTTCTGCGGACGCGAAACGACCGGTTGCGGTGCCGCTCGCCGGCGCGCGCCGAGAATCGCGGGAAGCCGCGGGCTCAGGCCGGAACCATCGGCCCGGATCCGCCGGGTCGATCGCCAGCAGGCGGCCTCATCCAGGCGCCGGCGCACTGCTGCCGGGGAGGCCCGCTGCCCGAGCCAGGCCACCAGGTGGGACAGCCACACACGCAGACGACCCGGGCGAGCTCGCGGTTCTCCTCGGTGGGTGCGCCGCCATTTCCTGCACCAGGTTTCCGGCGAGCTGGCCAAGACGGAGTTGTTCGACACACGTGAGAAGTGCACTCACAGGTAGGTGTCGGCCAGCACACCCACCGTGAGCAGCACCGGCAGAACCGGCAGTGCGAACGTAAAGGCGGCCCACGGATAGCTGCGGCGTCGACGAAGCCACCAGCCCCACGCGCCCGCGCAGATCGCCAGCACGGCCGACCACGCCAAGACGGCCCAGCTCCAGGTGCTCACCGTCGTCATAGCTTCTCCGACAGAAATCGCCACCAGCCACCCCATATAGCCGATGAGCACGCCGCCGAGCACACCCAGAACCGTCTCTCCGCGAATCATCATGAGCCGCTTCAGAAGTTGATCATGTGACCGACCAGACCGTGAAAACACTCCTGCAGGGCCTCCGACATCGTCGGGTGAGTATGGACGTTGCGTGCCAACTCATACGCCGTCAGATCCCACTTCTGCGCCACAGTGAGCTCCGGCAACAGCTCGGAGACATCGTGACCGATCAGATGTCCGCCGAGCAGTTCGCCATATTTGGCGTCGGCCACCAGCTTGACGAAGCCGCTGGGGTCTCCGAGACCGTGCGCCTTGCCGTTGGCGGTGAACGGAAACTTGGCGACCTTGACGTCATAACCTTCGTCGCGGGCCTGCTGTTCGGTGAGCCCGAAGCTGGCCACCTGGGGCTGGCAGAATGTCGCCCGGGGCAGCATGCGGTAATCACCGAGCGGCATCGTCTCTGCGCCGGCTATGGTTTCGGCGGCCACCACAGCCTGGGCTTCGGCAACATGCGCCAGCATCGCCTTGCCGGTTACATCCCCAATCGCATAGATATGGCCCACGTTGGTGCGCATGTAGTCGTCGATGCCTATGGCCTTCTGCCCGGTCAGCGCCACCCCGGCCTGATCCAGCCCGTAGCCCTCGACATTGGGCGCGAATCCGATGGCCTGCAAGACTTTTGCAGCCTTGAGCTCCTCGGGCTGGCCGTTTTTGCTGACGGTCACCGTCACCGCGGTACCTTCGTCGCGGATGGCTTCCACTTTGGTTCCGGTGAGGATTTTGACACCCAGCTTTTTGAACTGCCGCTCGATCTCCGTGGACACCTCGGCATCCTCGTTGGGCAGCGCTCTCGGCAGGAACTCCACAATGGTGACGTCGACACCGTAATTGCTGAGCACGTAGCCGAACTCCATGCCGATGGCGCCAGCGCCGGCGATGATGATCGACTCCGGCAGGTCCCGACTCAGAATCAGCTCCTGGTAGGTGACGACGTTCCGGCTCAGTGAGGTACCCGGAATCAACCGAGTGCTGCTGCCGGTGGCGATGATGGCGTTGTCGAAGGTGACGGTGGCGGTGCCGCCGTCATTGAGCTGCACCGACAGGGTGTTGGCGTCGGTGAAGCGGCCATACCCGTGGATTTCGGTGATCTTGTTTTTCGTCATCAAAAAGTGCACCCCGGCGACACGGCCCTCGGCCACCTTGCGGCTGCGGTCATAGGCCACGCCGTAGTCGAAGGTCACCTCGCCGCTGATGCCGAAGGTTTTGGCCTGCCTGGTGACAATGTGGACGAGTTCGGCGTTGCGCAGCAGGGCCTTGGACGGGATGCAGCCGACATTGAGGCAGACCCCGCCCCAGTACCTGGGTTCGACGATTGCGGTGTTCAAACCGAGTTGAGCGGCACGAATCGCCGCGACATACCCGCCGGGACCGGCTCCAAGGACAACGACGTCGTAGTGGGTCACGTGCCCACCCTAGTGGGGCGTGGGCATGCAGAACCGAATCACCCACGAACCGTCGGGTCCGGTGTGCGGAGACACCGGCGCTGTCATCCGCGCACCGCCGGAGTCCCGGTGCCGGCTCACCAACGCGGTCGTCTCGACCCCGATGGTGTCGTGGTGGGCGTCGATGAGGGACGCGGCACGCCGCCGGAACCCGACGCTGCCGGATTTTAATTTGATGAATATTTCAATTTCTGAAATAGTATCCGATGTGCACCGGCTGGACACTGAACGGCTGCCCCGCTGGGAGCGATTCTCCGCCGCGGTCACTGGCCCGCGCTGCTGGATGGCGGCGCTCGCGGTGACCCTGGTCGCGAGCACGTTCATCGCGGTGAGCGGGAGCAGCGACGCGGCCGATCGCTCACCGGTGTCGCTGCCCCCCGCCGCCGAGTCCGCACACGCCGACACCGCGCGCGCAGCTTTTCCCGGTGGCGACCGGATCCCGGTCATCCTGGTGGTCCGCCGCACCGACGGCTCGGCCCTCTCCGCCGCGGACCTTGACGCGGCCGCTCAGGCCCGGCGGCGGATGCTGATGGCCGCGGGTCAGCCGGTTGCAGCACCAGCGCTGGTGGTCTCCGGTGACCGGCAGGTTGCGCTGGCTTCAATACCGTTGAGCGCCAGTCTTTCCGGCTTCGCGCTCAGCGACGCCGTCCAGATGCTGCGCCGCGCCGCCGCAGCCGGGCTGCCGGGGGGCCTGCGCGCACACGTCACCGGTGGTCCGGCGTTCGGCGCAGACATCGCCAACGCGTTCACCAACGCCAACATCGCGCTGCTGGTGATCACCACGCTGGTGGTGGCGCTCCTGCTGATCGTCACCTACCGCTCCCCGATCCTGTGGGTGGTGCCGCTGACGGTGATCGGCTTCGCCGACCGGGTCTCAGCGGTCGTGGGCGCCGCGATCGCACGGCACGCCGGCCTGACCGTCGACGGAGCCACCGCGGGCATCACCAGCGTGCTGGTGTTCGGCGCCGGCACCAACTACGCGTTGTTGCTGATCTCGCGCTATCGCGAGGAGTTGGCCCGCACCCGGCAGCACCGCGCCGCGCTGCGCACCGCGGTCAGAACCGCCGGCCCGGCGATCGTGGCCAGCAACGCCACCGTGGTACTGGCGTTGCTGATGCTGCTGTTCGCGTCGTCGCCGAGCACCCGCAGCCTCGGTGTTCAGGGCAGCTGCGGGCTTGTGGTCGCGGCCCTTTTCGTGCTGGTCGTGCTGCCGCCGCTGCTTGCCGTCTTGGGGGTGCGGGTGTTCTGGCCGTTCATCCCCCGGCTGGGCAGCCCGGATTTGGCCACTGCGGGAGTGTGGCACCGCATCGCCGATCCGGTGACCCGCCACCCGGTTCGGGTGGCAGTGACCGCGATTGCCGCGCTTGCTCTGTTGACCACCGGGCTGGTGGGCACCCCGTTTGGCCTGACCCAGACCCAGCAGTTCCGGGTGCGCGCCGACTCGGTCGCCGGCTATGAGACACTGGCCGCGCATTTTCCCGGCGGTGTCAGCGATCCCGCTGTCGTCATCGGCGCAACCGACCGCGCGACCGCGATCCAACGCGCGATCACCGCCACGCCCGGCGTGGTATCGGTGACCAACGCCGGCCACACCGCCCAGGGCCTCACCCAATGGTCGGTGGTGATCGACGCCGCCCCCGCCTCCGGGCGCTCGTTCACCACTATTCGAGCTCTGCGAGCGGCGGTGAAAGCCGCCGACCCGCACGCCCTGGTGGGCGGGTCGGACGCGGCCGCCCTGGACACCCGCGACGCGGCCACCCGAGACCGTCTGGTGGTGATCCCGGCCATTCTGGCCGTTGTGCTCGCTGTGCTCTCCGCGCTGCTGCGCGCGGCACTGGCCCCGCCGATCCTGGTTGCGATCACCGCATTGAGCGCGGTGGCGGCGCTGGGCCTGGGCGGGTGGGCCAGCGTGCATGTCGTCGGGTTCCCCGCGCTGGACCAGACCACGCCACTGTTCGCGCTGCTATTCCTCATCGCGCTCGGCGTCGACTACACGATCTTCCTGGTCACCCGCGCCCGCGAAGAAACCCCCCAGCACGGCACGCGCGACGGCATCGTCCGCGCCGTGTCGGCCACCGGCGGGGTGATCACCAGCGCGGGAATCGTGCTGGCCGCGGTGTTCTGCGTGCTCGGCGTGCTCCCGCTGATCGTGCTGACCCAACTGGGCATCATCGTGGGGCTCGGTATCCTGCTGGACACCTTCGTGGTGCGCACATTAGTGGTTCCCGCGGTGTTCACCATGATCGGGCCGCCCATTTGGTGGCCTGCCCTGCAGACCGCCGCCCCGGCACCCGCGGCCACCGCGACCGCACCGGCTCCCCGGGAGCTCACGGACACGGAGTAAACATGCGCCGATCGCCACCGACTATGTGGCGCGCTCGGCGCCTCGACGCCGACGACCTCACCGGCACGCTCGACGACCTGCGCGCCGCGCGCCTGACCTGACATCTTTGCCGTCGGCTCTACACCGGCGCAGCAGCGGATGCCGCGGCAGCGTTTGTTGTGCGGAAACAGCAGCCCACCAGTTGCGATCGGCTGCTTGTTGTGACCACCCATCAGCGCGACCACAACGCGTGGACTGACCGTGCCCGCGGCGCGGACACCGTTGGTATCCTCGGCGAGCGCGTCAATAAGGGTCAATAAGGGGGCGGATTCCAGTGAACGTCGCAACGGGACGGTTGCAACACTAGTGGAGTGGAGGGTCTGCCGGAGATGGATGTGGCGCGGGTGCGGCGGTGGTGTCGGGACAGGGTGCCTGCCCAGATCCGTGACGGGGTCCGCGTTGAGGTCGACGTTGCTGAGCGTCATCTGACGATCGTGGAGTGCCGCCGGTCGTGGCGGGCGGATAAGGGCTCGGAGTGGACCCGGTTCCCGATCGCTCGGCTGCGCTACACGAAGACCACCGGCATGTGGTCGTTGTATTGGCGGGACCGCAACCTGCGCTTCCACATCTATGATCTGGTGTCGCCCACTGCCGGTGTCGAGGAGTTGTTGGCTGAGGTGGATCGTGATCCCACCGCGATCTTTTGGGGCTGATCAACCATGCGGCTTATGCGGTCCTGCCCGTGACGACGACGGCGTCGGTGATCAGGTCGGCGGGTCGGGCCCAGTCGAGGGTTTTGCGGGGCCGGTCGTTGAGTTCGTCGGCGACGCGTTGCAGTTCCTGGGGTGAGATATTGGCCAGGTCAGCGCCTTTGGGAAAGTAGTCGCGCAGCAAGCCGTTGGTGTTCTCGTTGGAGCCGCGCTGCCACGGTGAGTGCGCGTCACAGAAGAACACGCGTGTGCCGATGTGGGCGGTGATCTGTTGATGCAGCGCAAGTTCTTTGCCTTGATCCCAGGTCAGCGTCCGGCGCAGATGGGCGGGAAGAGCGCCCAGTGCGTCGATGACGCCATCGCGCATCGCCTCCGCGGTCGGTCGGCTCGTGGGCACGTGGACAAGGATGACAAAGCGCGTGACGCGTTCGACGAGAGTGCCGATCGCCGACCGGTTTCCAGCACCCATGAGGCAATCGCCCTCCCAATGCCCAACCTGCACCCGGGCCTCGACCTCGACCGGTCGATCAGCGATCATCGTCATAGCGGTGAGCCGACCACGGCGTTCCAGGCCCTGGATCCGGCGTCGGCGCCGCCGGCGCCGCCGTTTGGCCGGACGGGTTAACGCGGTCTTGGGATCATAGATCGCCTGGTAGATCGACTCGGTACACAGATGGCGCTCGGGCTGGTCAGGAAACCGCACCGGCAGTTCATGAGCCACCTGTTCAGGACTCCACCGCTTGCCTAACAGCTCGGCCACCACAGCGCATAGCTGCTCATCACGCGCTACGCGGCGCGTCCGCGACCGGGATTGCCGCTCGACAGTAAGCCGCTCCGCCGTAGCCGGCAGGTAGCGGCCCTGATCGTCGGCGTTGCGGCGTAGCTCCCGCGAGACCGTCGAGGCCGCCCTACCCAGCTCCTCGGCGATACCGCGCACGCTGACACCGCCGCGGTGTAAATCGGCGATCATCGTCCTCTCCGCCGACGACAAATATCGAGGATGGCGCGGCTTGGGTGCTGCAAGACTCACCGGTGGATAGTGCACCGGCTCGCCGGCAGTGTTGCGGATTGTGCGCCCGTAGCGCCAGCGTGTCCCGGTCCTGCGGTTGATTCCCACGATCCGGCACGCTTGGCGGTTGCTGACCCCTTGGGCAATCAGCCGACCGAACCACTGCTGCTTCTCCACGTCGCCGTGTCGGGTCTTTCGCTGTGCTCCCACCGCAACCTCCGCAGAGCCTTGGTGTTGCGACGTTCACTGGAATCCGCCGGGTCAATACGGAATGATCCCGGCCAGACAATGCGGCACTCGTTGGCAGTAGTAGTAGCCATACAGCGGTGCCGCGGCGGCCAGCGAGGCGAACACCGCCGAGATCACCGCGATTGCCAGCGCCGCAAGGAGCGGTTTGTCCTGCACCATCGCCAGCATCAACCCGCCGACGGTGCATAACACGACGTAGACGAGCACCGCGAACACCGTGGGCGTCTTGTCGGTCGAGTGATACCACCAGTAGAAAAGGCCCAGACCGATCGGCGCCGCGACAACCCACACCCCGGCGATGACCAGCACCAGCTTCCACCATTTCAGGTAGTGATATCGGCCGGGCACGGTGACCGACAGCGCCACCGGGGGGATTGGCTCACGTCGCGGTGCGTCACGGTGGGCGTCCTCGGGTTCGGTGCGCGGAATCGGCGTCGACGCCGGCGGCGCCTGCTCTCCGGTGTCCGCCGGTTCCGGCAGCTGCCGATGCTGGCCAGTGTCGAAAACCGGGGTGTACGGTTCGGTGGTCGGCTGGGATTCCCGGTCCTCGGAAGCTTCGTCAGGCACCGAACACCACCTGGATGGCGACCAGCACACCAAACCACCCGGGCGCCACCGCCACGGCAAACGCGCCCAGCGCCGTCACCCAGCGACGCCGGGAGAACACCAGCAGCACCAGCCCGATCGCGGTGGGCACACCGACGACGAGCGCAATGACGATATCGGGCCGGATGCGGGCATGCACCAGCAGGGTAGCTGCCACCCCAGCCACCAGCCCGGCCGCGGTGCCCACCAGCATGGCGCTGGTCAACAACCACGGACGCGGCAGCGGGATCACGGTCTACGAGATTACTGGGGCGCGCGGCCCGCCGGCACCCGATATGCCCGGCGCGCCCGCCGGCACCGGGCAGGCATCGGCCGCCTCGGCCACCACCGGAGCGCGCCCGGCGGGCCGCGCACCGCGCGCGTAGTCCGCGCCGGTGATCAGGCCAGCGGTGTGCAGCTGCGCGTTCTCCGCCTCGGTGAAAACCCGCCCGCGGGACAAAAACCGCATGCCCTCCGGCGCTTCCAGGCTGAACCCGCCACCCCGGCCGGGCACCACGTCGATAATCAGCTGGGTATGTTTCCAGGCCTCGAACTGCGGTCCGGAAATCCACACCGGCACACCGTCTGGCCCCACATCGAGCACACCCAACAACACGTCGCGGTCGCCGACGATGAACTCCCCGTCCGGATAACACATCGGCGAGGAACCGTCGCAGCAGCCACCGGACTGATGGAACATCACTGGGCCGTGGCGCTCCTGCAGCTGGTTCAACAGCGCCGCCGCGGCAGCGGTGATCAACACCCGGGCGACCATCAGAACAATCCGAGAGCCTTCTCGGAATAGGACACCATCAGGTTTTTGGTGTGCTGGTAGTGGTCGAGCATCATTTTATGGTTCTCCCGCCCGAATCCCGACTGCTTGTAGCCACCGAACGCGGCGTGGGCCGGGTAGACGTGGTAGCAGTTGACCCATACCCGGCCGGCCTGGATGTCGCGGCCGGCCCGGTAGGCGGTGTTGCCGTCGCGGCTCCACACTCCCGCGCCCAGCCC encodes:
- the lpdA gene encoding dihydrolipoyl dehydrogenase gives rise to the protein MTHYDVVVLGAGPGGYVAAIRAAQLGLNTAIVEPRYWGGVCLNVGCIPSKALLRNAELVHIVTRQAKTFGISGEVTFDYGVAYDRSRKVAEGRVAGVHFLMTKNKITEIHGYGRFTDANTLSVQLNDGGTATVTFDNAIIATGSSTRLIPGTSLSRNVVTYQELILSRDLPESIIIAGAGAIGMEFGYVLSNYGVDVTIVEFLPRALPNEDAEVSTEIERQFKKLGVKILTGTKVEAIRDEGTAVTVTVSKNGQPEELKAAKVLQAIGFAPNVEGYGLDQAGVALTGQKAIGIDDYMRTNVGHIYAIGDVTGKAMLAHVAEAQAVVAAETIAGAETMPLGDYRMLPRATFCQPQVASFGLTEQQARDEGYDVKVAKFPFTANGKAHGLGDPSGFVKLVADAKYGELLGGHLIGHDVSELLPELTVAQKWDLTAYELARNVHTHPTMSEALQECFHGLVGHMINF
- a CDS encoding DUF3024 domain-containing protein — protein: MEGLPEMDVARVRRWCRDRVPAQIRDGVRVEVDVAERHLTIVECRRSWRADKGSEWTRFPIARLRYTKTTGMWSLYWRDRNLRFHIYDLVSPTAGVEELLAEVDRDPTAIFWG
- a CDS encoding TetR/AcrR family transcriptional regulator translates to MAAANPGGEPAPGFDDIADDDVDPRKLRSRARLLDAATSLLVSGGVEAVTVDAVTRLSRVARTTLYRHFTSTTHLLAAAFERLLPQVTPPPATGDLRQQLIDLVHRQAALIDEAPLHLTALAWLALGPGGPDSDRRKPLAGLSKRVIDQYRQPFDTLLTSPKARAELGDIDITLAIIQLVGPIVFAKLTGMRALTSRDRVHIVDGFLRAHRPRPEPGRRPRAGHPAAK
- a CDS encoding IS30 family transposase — encoded protein: MGAQRKTRHGDVEKQQWFGRLIAQGVSNRQACRIVGINRRTGTRWRYGRTIRNTAGEPVHYPPVSLAAPKPRHPRYLSSAERTMIADLHRGGVSVRGIAEELGRAASTVSRELRRNADDQGRYLPATAERLTVERQSRSRTRRVARDEQLCAVVAELLGKRWSPEQVAHELPVRFPDQPERHLCTESIYQAIYDPKTALTRPAKRRRRRRRRRIQGLERRGRLTAMTMIADRPVEVEARVQVGHWEGDCLMGAGNRSAIGTLVERVTRFVILVHVPTSRPTAEAMRDGVIDALGALPAHLRRTLTWDQGKELALHQQITAHIGTRVFFCDAHSPWQRGSNENTNGLLRDYFPKGADLANISPQELQRVADELNDRPRKTLDWARPADLITDAVVVTGRTA
- a CDS encoding DUF779 domain-containing protein, with product MVARVLITAAAAALLNQLQERHGPVMFHQSGGCCDGSSPMCYPDGEFIVGDRDVLLGVLDVGPDGVPVWISGPQFEAWKHTQLIIDVVPGRGGGFSLEAPEGMRFLSRGRVFTEAENAQLHTAGLITGADYARGARPAGRAPVVAEAADACPVPAGAPGISGAGGPRAPVIS
- a CDS encoding MMPL/RND family transporter; the encoded protein is MVPRLRDKLTTRAERSGEYSAGLAALARFTVAHKALVIGGWITLAAVLAMVFPQLETVVKRQSVDLIPRDIPSFQALDRMSTAFGEQGSKTTVIVALEDPAGLTAVARARYNTLVSRLRADTKHVLTVHDLLADPATAAQAVSHDGKAWYLPVGIAGTLGDPTAAASVQAVRHHAARTFDGTPTRVRVTGPPATFNDQIDFVEKDLAVISVATAVLIAAVLLVVYRSVFTALLPLLVIGLSLAVGRGALSALGELGMPVSQFTIAFMTVILLGAGTDYTVFLISRYHEQRRRGVAAETAVVNATATIGRVILASAATVAFALLAMVFARLPVFAALGPACAVAVFAGFMATVTLLPPVLALAACRGIGEPKPDRTRHYWNRIAVAVVRRPVCLLAASLAVLSALGSVAVTMRISYDDRKGQPASTASNEGYRLLDRHFRKDATITEFLVVTSPTDLRSGKGLADLDEMASRVAQIPGVTKVSGVTRPGGTRLEQAQLSWQNRRIGDKIADAVADGQAHRGDLATLTSGADQLASGLARLDTTLHAVLTPLADTLTHMQHAGAQAQRFRPLLGQLGAAAPAIDQALQSGPGLRPLAEQAKTAIGAIDPLAKTLDSTPWCATTPHCAQIRDHIQALVALRDTGFFDEIACLSDQFSQNATVGATVAGVQNAVGALDAAFGAIGGPTDVADSMHRLQNGVSQLAAGAQALASGVHALADSNIQLLAGMSQIAAQLHNAARASTGSDSSTGFYLPDNVFENRQFSDVASQFLSEDGKTARFAIESSYDPYTRDAMALAHTITDVANAARPNTSLADATVSIAGFPAVNSDIQRLLAADFHQLAIATLVIVGVILVLLLRAVLAPLYLLGTVVLNYAAALGIGVLVFQYGLGQQIAWPVPLVAFIILVAVGADYNMLLVSRLREESARNIRVGVLRTVANTGSVITSAGLIFAASMFGLMAGSIAIMIQAGLIVGCGLLLDTFVVRTLTVPAIATLLRDASWWPHRRWADRA
- a CDS encoding putative holin, translating into MIPLPRPWLLTSAMLVGTAAGLVAGVAATLLVHARIRPDIVIALVVGVPTAIGLVLLVFSRRRWVTALGAFAVAVAPGWFGVLVAIQVVFGA
- a CDS encoding MMPL family transporter — its product is MAALAVTLVASTFIAVSGSSDAADRSPVSLPPAAESAHADTARAAFPGGDRIPVILVVRRTDGSALSAADLDAAAQARRRMLMAAGQPVAAPALVVSGDRQVALASIPLSASLSGFALSDAVQMLRRAAAAGLPGGLRAHVTGGPAFGADIANAFTNANIALLVITTLVVALLLIVTYRSPILWVVPLTVIGFADRVSAVVGAAIARHAGLTVDGATAGITSVLVFGAGTNYALLLISRYREELARTRQHRAALRTAVRTAGPAIVASNATVVLALLMLLFASSPSTRSLGVQGSCGLVVAALFVLVVLPPLLAVLGVRVFWPFIPRLGSPDLATAGVWHRIADPVTRHPVRVAVTAIAALALLTTGLVGTPFGLTQTQQFRVRADSVAGYETLAAHFPGGVSDPAVVIGATDRATAIQRAITATPGVVSVTNAGHTAQGLTQWSVVIDAAPASGRSFTTIRALRAAVKAADPHALVGGSDAAALDTRDAATRDRLVVIPAILAVVLAVLSALLRAALAPPILVAITALSAVAALGLGGWASVHVVGFPALDQTTPLFALLFLIALGVDYTIFLVTRAREETPQHGTRDGIVRAVSATGGVITSAGIVLAAVFCVLGVLPLIVLTQLGIIVGLGILLDTFVVRTLVVPAVFTMIGPPIWWPALQTAAPAPAATATAPAPRELTDTE